Proteins found in one Stigmatopora nigra isolate UIUO_SnigA chromosome 15, RoL_Snig_1.1, whole genome shotgun sequence genomic segment:
- the mvp gene encoding major vault protein isoform X1: protein MSTAGGNRPSETKVLTDMSIIRIPPHHYIHVLDQNTNIARVEIGPQTYYRQDNERVLFAPVRMIMVPPRHYCVVLNPVACDADGQVLFDASGQAKLRHADLDVRLTRDPFPLQPGEEIQQDVTPLQVVYPDTALRLQAFLDFQDGDERRVAGDQWLFEGPGTYIPRKEVGVLETVNATVIGVNQAIRLRARKEGVDRGGVRRVTGEEWLVSKVGAYLPGADEEVIDIVNAFILTDKKALHVRALRAFRDEGGHQRRTGEEWLVTQAEREAHVPAVAEEVVGVVAVTTLGSRQYCVILDPVGPDGKPQLGQKKVIKGERSFFLQPGERLEQGIQDVYVLSEEEGLVLRAVEAFTDDQESSFFSHPRPSSPPITSLTLVSAFLRPLPRSLCQREEAEPEEEAQGEEGRGKRRPSGAVFRRPGDRWMLRGPAEYVPPSQVEVVLKRQAIPLDENEGIYVRDMKSGKVRAVIGQTYMLTQDEELWPKALPANVEALLASPRDPLADRSERGKLEAAPQTRDKNLVVSFRVPHNAAVQVYDYREKRARVVFGPERVMLGPDEQFTVLSLSGGRPKRGNQIKSICLLLGPDFFTDIITIETADHARLQLQLSYNWHFDVKPPVDPAEAAALFSVPDFVGDACKAIASRVRGAVASVQFDDFHKNSNRIICSAVFGFDEKLAVRSSLRFHQNRLLISSVDIQSVEPVDQRTRDALQKSVQLAIEITTNSQEAAARHEAERLEQEARGKLERQKITDQAEAERARKELLELEALSAAVESTGAAKAEAESCAEAARIRGEAAVREAQLRVEAQRIEAEAELERLSKARLEEINYKTKMDDLDLDKQQRLANIESVRFTQLVESLGRDTLADMARAGPELQVKLLQSLGIKSTLITDGSAPVNLFTTANGLLGALSAPPQ from the exons ATGTCCACAGCGGGAGGAAATCGCCCATCAGAGACCAAAGTTCTGACAGACATGTCCATCATCCGCATCCCGCCCCACCACTACATCCACGTCCTGGACCAGAACACTAACATCGCCCGCGTGGAGATTGGACCGCAAACCTACTACCGGCAGGACAATGAAAG GGTTCTGTTTGCCCCCGTGCGGATGATCATGGTGCCCCCGCGCCACTACTGCGTGGTGCTAAACCCGGTGGCCTGCGACGCCGACGGCCAAGTTCTTTTTGACGCGTCGGGCCAGGCCAAGCTGAGGCACGCCGACCTGGACGTCCGTCTGACCAGGGACCCTTTCCCGCTTCAGCCCGGAGAAGAGATTCAGCAG GACGTGACCCCGCTGCAGGTGGTGTACCCCGACACGGCGCTCCGTCTACAAGCCTTCCTAGACTTCCAGGACGGAGACGAGAGGCGTGTGGCGGGAGACCAGTGGCTCTTTGAGGGGCCCG GAACGTACATTCCAAGGAAGGAAGTGGGGGTCCTGGAAACAGTCAACGCCACTGTGATCGGTGTCAACCAGGCCATCCGCCTGCGGGCGCGCAAGGAAGGCGTGGACCGAGGCGGCGTGCGCCGCGTGACGGGCGAGGAGTGGCTGGTGAGCAAAGTGGGCGCGTACCTGCCCGGCGCCGACGAGGAGGTCATCGACATCGTCAACGCCTTCATTCTGACCGACAAG AAAGCGCTGCACGTGCGGGCCCTGCGAGCTTTCCGTGACGAGGGGGGTCACCAGCGTCGCACGGGCGAAGAGTGGCTGGTGACGCAGGCCGAGCGCGAGGCGCACGTGCCGGCCGTGGCCGAGGAGGTGGTGGGCGTGGTGGCCGTCACCACGCTGGGCTCGCGACAGTATTGCGTGATCCTGGACCCCGTCGGCCCCGATGGGAAACCTCAGCTGGGCCAGAAAAAGGTCATCAAG GGGGAGCGCTCTTTCTTTTTGCAACCTGGCGAGCGCCTGGAACAAGGAATTCAGGACGTCTACGTTCTGTCCGAAGAAGAGGGTTTAGTGCTCCGCGCCGTCGAGGCCTTCACCGATGACCAGGAG TCCTCCTTTTTCTCCCATCCCCGCCCCTCTTCCCCACCCATCACCTCGCTAACCCTGGTCTCCGCCTTCCTCCGGCCCCTCCCCCGTTCTCTTTGCCAGCGCGAGGAGGCGGAGCCCGAGGAGGAAGCGCAAGGAGAGGAGGGGCGCGGCAAACGCCGGCCTAGCGGCGCCGTCTTCCGTCGCCCCGGCGACCGCTGGATGCTGCGAGGGCCTGCCGAGTATGTGCCCCCCTCCCAGGTGGAGGTGGTCCTCAAACGCCAGGCCATCCCGCTGGATGAGAACGAGGGAATCTACGTCAGGGACATGAAAAGCGGCAAG GTGCGCGCCGTCATCGGCCAGACGTACATGCTGACTCAGGATGAGGAGCTGTGGCCAAAAGCTCTCCCGGCCAACGTGGAGGCGCTGCTGGCGTCCCCCCGAGACCCCCTGGCCGACCGATCGGAACGCGGGAAGTTGGAGGCCGCGCCTCAGACGCGGGACAAGAACCTGGTGGTGTCTTTCCGCGTGCCGCACAATGCGGCCGTGCAGGTGTACGACTACCGCGAGAAGAGGGCGCGCGTGGTCTTTGGCCCCGAGCGGGTCATGCTGGGACCCGACGAGCAGTTCACCGTCCTGTCGCTGTCCGGCGGACGCCCCAAACGGGGCAACCAGATCAAGTCCATCTGCCTGCTGCTGGGACCCGACTTCTTCACCGACATCATCACCATCGAGACGGCCGACCACGCCCGGCTGCAGCTGCAGCTCTCCTACAATTG GCACTTTGACGTGAAGCCGCCCGTCGACCCCGCCGAAGCGGCCGCCCTCTTCTCGGTGCCGGACTTTGTGGGCGACGCCTGCAAGGCCATCGCCTCGCGGGTTCGAGGCGCTGTGGCCTCCGTGCAGTTTGACGACTTCCACAAG AACTCCAACCGCATCATCTGCTCGGCCGTGTTCGGCTTTGACGAGAAGTTGGCGGTGCGCTCCAGCCTGCGCTTCCATCAGAATCGGCTGCTCATCAGCAGCGTGGACATCCAGTCGGTGGAACCCGTGGACCAGCGTACGCGTGACGCCCTACAGAAGAGCGTCCAGCTCGCCATCGAGATCACCACCAACTCGCAGGAGGCTGCCGCCAG GCACGAAGCCGAGCGTCTGGAGCAGGAAGCTCGCGGAAAACTGGAGCGGCAGAAGATCACCGACCAGGCGGAGGCCGAGCGAGCCAGGAAGGAGCTCTTGGAGCTGGAGGCCCTCAG CGCCGCCGTGGAGAGCACGGGCGCCGCCAAGGCCGAAGCCGAGTCGTGCGCCGAGGCGGCCCGCATCCGCGGCGAGGCGGCCGTCCGCGAGGCCCAGCTCAGGGTGGAGGCGCAGCGCATCGAAGCG GAGGCGGAGCTGGAGCGCCTGTCAAAGGCACGCCTGGAGGAGATCAACTACAAGACCAAGATGGACGACCTGGACTTGGACAAGCAGCAGCGGCTGGCTAACATCGAGAGCGTGCGATTCACCCAACTGGTGGAAAGCCTGGGAAGGGACACGCTCGCCGACATGGCGCGCGCCGGCCCCGAGTtgcag GTGAAACTGTTGCAGTCCCTGGGCATCAAGTCCACCCTCATCACGGACGGCTCGGCTCCGGTCAACCTCTTCACCACCGCCAACGGGCTGCTGGGGGCGCTGTCTGCCCCGCCACAGTGA
- the jmjd8 gene encoding jmjC domain-containing protein 8, producing MEHLSDLFQTWFRLALLTFWVLLEVQTFAEQQETCDDGGWSCGSHLSVEDEGPCNIQVLDGTSLSLRGFLDNYAYSKPVIITGQTQNAKFRSSCSKRNLLDEYGHLQVRLSTANTHSYKKVDLSLNDYVENILGPQSPDVLGSDTLYLFGDTNWSEWHPLLDLYEPPAYLLPGTSRALSFGLAGPGTGVPFHWHGPGYSEVIYGRKRWFLYPPDREPHFHPNVSTLAWVRNVYPNLPSHQAPLECTIGPGQVLYFPDRWWHATLNLDTSVFISTFLG from the exons aTGGAACATTTGTCAGATTTATTCCAAACTTGGTTCCGTTTGGCTCTTCTGACGTTTTGGGTCTTACTTGAGGTGCAAACGTTTGCAGAACAGCAAGAAACCTGCGACGACGGCGGCTG GTCGTGTGGGTCTCATTTGAGCGTTGAAGATGAAGGTCCGTGCAACATTCAAGTTTTGGACGGCACCTCGCTGTCATTACGTGGCTTTTTGGACAA TTACGCATACAGCAAGCCGGTGATCATCACTGGACAGACGCAGAACGCT AAATTTCGCTCGTCGTGCTCCAAACGGAATCTTCTGGACGAGTACGGCCATCTCCAAGTGCGACTAAGTACGGCCAACACGCATTCGTACAAGAAAG TCGATCTGTCGCTGAACGACTATGTGGAAAACATCCTCGGTCCGCAGTCTCCCGACGTCCTCGGCAGCG ACACATTGTACTTGTTTGGGGATACCAACTGGAGCGAGTGGCATCCACTTTTGGACCTTTACGAGCCGCCCGCCTACCTGCTGCCCGGCACCAGTCGAGCGCTGAGCTTCGGACTTGCCG GTCCTGGGACCGGCGTCCCCTTCCACTGGCACGGGCCGGGCTACTCGGAAGTTATTTACGGGAGGAAG CGTTGGTTTTTGTACCCACCTGACCGTGAGCCGCATTTCCACCCCAATGTGAGCACTCTGGCGTGGGTGAGGAACGTCTACCCCAATCTGCCTAGTCACCAGGCCCCCCTCGAATGCACCATTGGACCTGGACAG GTTCTTTATTTCCCCGACCGCTGGTGGCATGCCACACTCAACCTGGATACCAGCGTCTTCATCTCCACCTTTCTGGGATGA
- the mvp gene encoding major vault protein isoform X2, translating into MSTAGGNRPSETKVLTDMSIIRIPPHHYIHVLDQNTNIARVEIGPQTYYRQDNERVLFAPVRMIMVPPRHYCVVLNPVACDADGQVLFDASGQAKLRHADLDVRLTRDPFPLQPGEEIQQDVTPLQVVYPDTALRLQAFLDFQDGDERRVAGDQWLFEGPGTYIPRKEVGVLETVNATVIGVNQAIRLRARKEGVDRGGVRRVTGEEWLVSKVGAYLPGADEEVIDIVNAFILTDKKALHVRALRAFRDEGGHQRRTGEEWLVTQAEREAHVPAVAEEVVGVVAVTTLGSRQYCVILDPVGPDGKPQLGQKKVIKGERSFFLQPGERLEQGIQDVYVLSEEEGLVLRAVEAFTDDQEDAVSTLLPQKRKRASEREEAEPEEEAQGEEGRGKRRPSGAVFRRPGDRWMLRGPAEYVPPSQVEVVLKRQAIPLDENEGIYVRDMKSGKVRAVIGQTYMLTQDEELWPKALPANVEALLASPRDPLADRSERGKLEAAPQTRDKNLVVSFRVPHNAAVQVYDYREKRARVVFGPERVMLGPDEQFTVLSLSGGRPKRGNQIKSICLLLGPDFFTDIITIETADHARLQLQLSYNWHFDVKPPVDPAEAAALFSVPDFVGDACKAIASRVRGAVASVQFDDFHKNSNRIICSAVFGFDEKLAVRSSLRFHQNRLLISSVDIQSVEPVDQRTRDALQKSVQLAIEITTNSQEAAARHEAERLEQEARGKLERQKITDQAEAERARKELLELEALSAAVESTGAAKAEAESCAEAARIRGEAAVREAQLRVEAQRIEAEAELERLSKARLEEINYKTKMDDLDLDKQQRLANIESVRFTQLVESLGRDTLADMARAGPELQVKLLQSLGIKSTLITDGSAPVNLFTTANGLLGALSAPPQ; encoded by the exons ATGTCCACAGCGGGAGGAAATCGCCCATCAGAGACCAAAGTTCTGACAGACATGTCCATCATCCGCATCCCGCCCCACCACTACATCCACGTCCTGGACCAGAACACTAACATCGCCCGCGTGGAGATTGGACCGCAAACCTACTACCGGCAGGACAATGAAAG GGTTCTGTTTGCCCCCGTGCGGATGATCATGGTGCCCCCGCGCCACTACTGCGTGGTGCTAAACCCGGTGGCCTGCGACGCCGACGGCCAAGTTCTTTTTGACGCGTCGGGCCAGGCCAAGCTGAGGCACGCCGACCTGGACGTCCGTCTGACCAGGGACCCTTTCCCGCTTCAGCCCGGAGAAGAGATTCAGCAG GACGTGACCCCGCTGCAGGTGGTGTACCCCGACACGGCGCTCCGTCTACAAGCCTTCCTAGACTTCCAGGACGGAGACGAGAGGCGTGTGGCGGGAGACCAGTGGCTCTTTGAGGGGCCCG GAACGTACATTCCAAGGAAGGAAGTGGGGGTCCTGGAAACAGTCAACGCCACTGTGATCGGTGTCAACCAGGCCATCCGCCTGCGGGCGCGCAAGGAAGGCGTGGACCGAGGCGGCGTGCGCCGCGTGACGGGCGAGGAGTGGCTGGTGAGCAAAGTGGGCGCGTACCTGCCCGGCGCCGACGAGGAGGTCATCGACATCGTCAACGCCTTCATTCTGACCGACAAG AAAGCGCTGCACGTGCGGGCCCTGCGAGCTTTCCGTGACGAGGGGGGTCACCAGCGTCGCACGGGCGAAGAGTGGCTGGTGACGCAGGCCGAGCGCGAGGCGCACGTGCCGGCCGTGGCCGAGGAGGTGGTGGGCGTGGTGGCCGTCACCACGCTGGGCTCGCGACAGTATTGCGTGATCCTGGACCCCGTCGGCCCCGATGGGAAACCTCAGCTGGGCCAGAAAAAGGTCATCAAG GGGGAGCGCTCTTTCTTTTTGCAACCTGGCGAGCGCCTGGAACAAGGAATTCAGGACGTCTACGTTCTGTCCGAAGAAGAGGGTTTAGTGCTCCGCGCCGTCGAGGCCTTCACCGATGACCAGGAG GACGCCGTCTCCACCCTTTTGCCTCAAAAGCGTAAACGAGCTTCCGAG CGCGAGGAGGCGGAGCCCGAGGAGGAAGCGCAAGGAGAGGAGGGGCGCGGCAAACGCCGGCCTAGCGGCGCCGTCTTCCGTCGCCCCGGCGACCGCTGGATGCTGCGAGGGCCTGCCGAGTATGTGCCCCCCTCCCAGGTGGAGGTGGTCCTCAAACGCCAGGCCATCCCGCTGGATGAGAACGAGGGAATCTACGTCAGGGACATGAAAAGCGGCAAG GTGCGCGCCGTCATCGGCCAGACGTACATGCTGACTCAGGATGAGGAGCTGTGGCCAAAAGCTCTCCCGGCCAACGTGGAGGCGCTGCTGGCGTCCCCCCGAGACCCCCTGGCCGACCGATCGGAACGCGGGAAGTTGGAGGCCGCGCCTCAGACGCGGGACAAGAACCTGGTGGTGTCTTTCCGCGTGCCGCACAATGCGGCCGTGCAGGTGTACGACTACCGCGAGAAGAGGGCGCGCGTGGTCTTTGGCCCCGAGCGGGTCATGCTGGGACCCGACGAGCAGTTCACCGTCCTGTCGCTGTCCGGCGGACGCCCCAAACGGGGCAACCAGATCAAGTCCATCTGCCTGCTGCTGGGACCCGACTTCTTCACCGACATCATCACCATCGAGACGGCCGACCACGCCCGGCTGCAGCTGCAGCTCTCCTACAATTG GCACTTTGACGTGAAGCCGCCCGTCGACCCCGCCGAAGCGGCCGCCCTCTTCTCGGTGCCGGACTTTGTGGGCGACGCCTGCAAGGCCATCGCCTCGCGGGTTCGAGGCGCTGTGGCCTCCGTGCAGTTTGACGACTTCCACAAG AACTCCAACCGCATCATCTGCTCGGCCGTGTTCGGCTTTGACGAGAAGTTGGCGGTGCGCTCCAGCCTGCGCTTCCATCAGAATCGGCTGCTCATCAGCAGCGTGGACATCCAGTCGGTGGAACCCGTGGACCAGCGTACGCGTGACGCCCTACAGAAGAGCGTCCAGCTCGCCATCGAGATCACCACCAACTCGCAGGAGGCTGCCGCCAG GCACGAAGCCGAGCGTCTGGAGCAGGAAGCTCGCGGAAAACTGGAGCGGCAGAAGATCACCGACCAGGCGGAGGCCGAGCGAGCCAGGAAGGAGCTCTTGGAGCTGGAGGCCCTCAG CGCCGCCGTGGAGAGCACGGGCGCCGCCAAGGCCGAAGCCGAGTCGTGCGCCGAGGCGGCCCGCATCCGCGGCGAGGCGGCCGTCCGCGAGGCCCAGCTCAGGGTGGAGGCGCAGCGCATCGAAGCG GAGGCGGAGCTGGAGCGCCTGTCAAAGGCACGCCTGGAGGAGATCAACTACAAGACCAAGATGGACGACCTGGACTTGGACAAGCAGCAGCGGCTGGCTAACATCGAGAGCGTGCGATTCACCCAACTGGTGGAAAGCCTGGGAAGGGACACGCTCGCCGACATGGCGCGCGCCGGCCCCGAGTtgcag GTGAAACTGTTGCAGTCCCTGGGCATCAAGTCCACCCTCATCACGGACGGCTCGGCTCCGGTCAACCTCTTCACCACCGCCAACGGGCTGCTGGGGGCGCTGTCTGCCCCGCCACAGTGA
- the mvp gene encoding major vault protein isoform X3 has product MSTAGGNRPSETKVLTDMSIIRIPPHHYIHVLDQNTNIARVEIGPQTYYRQDNERVLFAPVRMIMVPPRHYCVVLNPVACDADGQVLFDASGQAKLRHADLDVRLTRDPFPLQPGEEIQQDVTPLQVVYPDTALRLQAFLDFQDGDERRVAGDQWLFEGPGTYIPRKEVGVLETVNATVIGVNQAIRLRARKEGVDRGGVRRVTGEEWLVSKVGAYLPGADEEVIDIVNAFILTDKKALHVRALRAFRDEGGHQRRTGEEWLVTQAEREAHVPAVAEEVVGVVAVTTLGSRQYCVILDPVGPDGKPQLGQKKVIKGERSFFLQPGERLEQGIQDVYVLSEEEGLVLRAVEAFTDDQEREEAEPEEEAQGEEGRGKRRPSGAVFRRPGDRWMLRGPAEYVPPSQVEVVLKRQAIPLDENEGIYVRDMKSGKVRAVIGQTYMLTQDEELWPKALPANVEALLASPRDPLADRSERGKLEAAPQTRDKNLVVSFRVPHNAAVQVYDYREKRARVVFGPERVMLGPDEQFTVLSLSGGRPKRGNQIKSICLLLGPDFFTDIITIETADHARLQLQLSYNWHFDVKPPVDPAEAAALFSVPDFVGDACKAIASRVRGAVASVQFDDFHKNSNRIICSAVFGFDEKLAVRSSLRFHQNRLLISSVDIQSVEPVDQRTRDALQKSVQLAIEITTNSQEAAARHEAERLEQEARGKLERQKITDQAEAERARKELLELEALSAAVESTGAAKAEAESCAEAARIRGEAAVREAQLRVEAQRIEAEAELERLSKARLEEINYKTKMDDLDLDKQQRLANIESVRFTQLVESLGRDTLADMARAGPELQVKLLQSLGIKSTLITDGSAPVNLFTTANGLLGALSAPPQ; this is encoded by the exons ATGTCCACAGCGGGAGGAAATCGCCCATCAGAGACCAAAGTTCTGACAGACATGTCCATCATCCGCATCCCGCCCCACCACTACATCCACGTCCTGGACCAGAACACTAACATCGCCCGCGTGGAGATTGGACCGCAAACCTACTACCGGCAGGACAATGAAAG GGTTCTGTTTGCCCCCGTGCGGATGATCATGGTGCCCCCGCGCCACTACTGCGTGGTGCTAAACCCGGTGGCCTGCGACGCCGACGGCCAAGTTCTTTTTGACGCGTCGGGCCAGGCCAAGCTGAGGCACGCCGACCTGGACGTCCGTCTGACCAGGGACCCTTTCCCGCTTCAGCCCGGAGAAGAGATTCAGCAG GACGTGACCCCGCTGCAGGTGGTGTACCCCGACACGGCGCTCCGTCTACAAGCCTTCCTAGACTTCCAGGACGGAGACGAGAGGCGTGTGGCGGGAGACCAGTGGCTCTTTGAGGGGCCCG GAACGTACATTCCAAGGAAGGAAGTGGGGGTCCTGGAAACAGTCAACGCCACTGTGATCGGTGTCAACCAGGCCATCCGCCTGCGGGCGCGCAAGGAAGGCGTGGACCGAGGCGGCGTGCGCCGCGTGACGGGCGAGGAGTGGCTGGTGAGCAAAGTGGGCGCGTACCTGCCCGGCGCCGACGAGGAGGTCATCGACATCGTCAACGCCTTCATTCTGACCGACAAG AAAGCGCTGCACGTGCGGGCCCTGCGAGCTTTCCGTGACGAGGGGGGTCACCAGCGTCGCACGGGCGAAGAGTGGCTGGTGACGCAGGCCGAGCGCGAGGCGCACGTGCCGGCCGTGGCCGAGGAGGTGGTGGGCGTGGTGGCCGTCACCACGCTGGGCTCGCGACAGTATTGCGTGATCCTGGACCCCGTCGGCCCCGATGGGAAACCTCAGCTGGGCCAGAAAAAGGTCATCAAG GGGGAGCGCTCTTTCTTTTTGCAACCTGGCGAGCGCCTGGAACAAGGAATTCAGGACGTCTACGTTCTGTCCGAAGAAGAGGGTTTAGTGCTCCGCGCCGTCGAGGCCTTCACCGATGACCAGGAG CGCGAGGAGGCGGAGCCCGAGGAGGAAGCGCAAGGAGAGGAGGGGCGCGGCAAACGCCGGCCTAGCGGCGCCGTCTTCCGTCGCCCCGGCGACCGCTGGATGCTGCGAGGGCCTGCCGAGTATGTGCCCCCCTCCCAGGTGGAGGTGGTCCTCAAACGCCAGGCCATCCCGCTGGATGAGAACGAGGGAATCTACGTCAGGGACATGAAAAGCGGCAAG GTGCGCGCCGTCATCGGCCAGACGTACATGCTGACTCAGGATGAGGAGCTGTGGCCAAAAGCTCTCCCGGCCAACGTGGAGGCGCTGCTGGCGTCCCCCCGAGACCCCCTGGCCGACCGATCGGAACGCGGGAAGTTGGAGGCCGCGCCTCAGACGCGGGACAAGAACCTGGTGGTGTCTTTCCGCGTGCCGCACAATGCGGCCGTGCAGGTGTACGACTACCGCGAGAAGAGGGCGCGCGTGGTCTTTGGCCCCGAGCGGGTCATGCTGGGACCCGACGAGCAGTTCACCGTCCTGTCGCTGTCCGGCGGACGCCCCAAACGGGGCAACCAGATCAAGTCCATCTGCCTGCTGCTGGGACCCGACTTCTTCACCGACATCATCACCATCGAGACGGCCGACCACGCCCGGCTGCAGCTGCAGCTCTCCTACAATTG GCACTTTGACGTGAAGCCGCCCGTCGACCCCGCCGAAGCGGCCGCCCTCTTCTCGGTGCCGGACTTTGTGGGCGACGCCTGCAAGGCCATCGCCTCGCGGGTTCGAGGCGCTGTGGCCTCCGTGCAGTTTGACGACTTCCACAAG AACTCCAACCGCATCATCTGCTCGGCCGTGTTCGGCTTTGACGAGAAGTTGGCGGTGCGCTCCAGCCTGCGCTTCCATCAGAATCGGCTGCTCATCAGCAGCGTGGACATCCAGTCGGTGGAACCCGTGGACCAGCGTACGCGTGACGCCCTACAGAAGAGCGTCCAGCTCGCCATCGAGATCACCACCAACTCGCAGGAGGCTGCCGCCAG GCACGAAGCCGAGCGTCTGGAGCAGGAAGCTCGCGGAAAACTGGAGCGGCAGAAGATCACCGACCAGGCGGAGGCCGAGCGAGCCAGGAAGGAGCTCTTGGAGCTGGAGGCCCTCAG CGCCGCCGTGGAGAGCACGGGCGCCGCCAAGGCCGAAGCCGAGTCGTGCGCCGAGGCGGCCCGCATCCGCGGCGAGGCGGCCGTCCGCGAGGCCCAGCTCAGGGTGGAGGCGCAGCGCATCGAAGCG GAGGCGGAGCTGGAGCGCCTGTCAAAGGCACGCCTGGAGGAGATCAACTACAAGACCAAGATGGACGACCTGGACTTGGACAAGCAGCAGCGGCTGGCTAACATCGAGAGCGTGCGATTCACCCAACTGGTGGAAAGCCTGGGAAGGGACACGCTCGCCGACATGGCGCGCGCCGGCCCCGAGTtgcag GTGAAACTGTTGCAGTCCCTGGGCATCAAGTCCACCCTCATCACGGACGGCTCGGCTCCGGTCAACCTCTTCACCACCGCCAACGGGCTGCTGGGGGCGCTGTCTGCCCCGCCACAGTGA